The DNA region TAGCTGCCGTATCATAGTCACTACGCTCCAAATAATCTCTTGCTTGGGAAACCAGTTTACGAAACTCCTGAGAGTTTTGTGAAACTAAACGTCTACCTTCCTCACGCCAAGAATCTAGAGTATCGTTACCCATTGTATTTTTCACGCCATTTGCTCCCTTATCAAGACTCTTATTCTTTGGCTCTCCTAGACTTGGTGTGAAAAGAGAGAGCTTTCAGGATTTCGCAAAATCTCTTAACACATTGGTAACAGGAGAGCCTATTCTTTTTGCTATAACTTGCTGCTCCACTCTCTGGCATGGCCTAGACCACAACAATGCCAGAACTTGGAGTTTGAGGTTTAGCTCCCATATCTGCAAAAACATTAACAGCAATTTGCTGAACACGGGAACTAACTCGTTGGATACCTAATGGATTTGGAACTGTATCATCGTCAAGCCCCCACATCCACTGAATAGAGCCAGTTGAAAAGACTTTAGCACCACTAGGTGCTGTGTAACGAACAGCATTAGCAATATTGACATTTGTTCCCGCAGGGAGAAGTGGAAGGTTACCAAATGGAGTAACTGGTGATTGTGATAAAACTGTAACTCCAGGTGGGGTAAAACCGTTGTTAACGACTGCATCCCATTCATATCCTACTAAGCCTGGAAGAACATCTCCATTTTGGAGACCAGTATAAGCGTAGTAAGGGTCTGAGCTATTGGTTACTACATGACTAAATCCTCTGTAAATAACATCACCACCAAGCGATCCATTATCCCCTATGTACATTACTCCAAGCAGTGAGTTCTCAGGTTTATTTAGTTCAGGGCTGCGGAACAAAGTTGTTGCTTGAGAAATATCATTTTTTGCCACCGGATCAAGTGCCCAGTCTTGCTTATAAACAACCATCACTCGATTTGGTTCTCCGGTACTAGAAGGCTCGAAACGCACTCGCCAGTAGGCCGTATTAGCCGAGAAGAATGCTAAATTAATGCCGTTATCACGGGCCTTCTCGACATTATTAAACATCTCCATTGACCAATATTCATCGTGACCGACAGACAAGAAAGTCTTCTGAGAATACATCTGTAATGGGTTAGAGTGAACATCAATATTTGTGTAATAAGACACATCATAGCCTTGTGACTCTAACCATCGAGCCATATTGTATTCCCAAGTCAAGCTATTATGAAAAGCTGACGGGTTATAGGTTCTGTAATATTGGAAGGGCCGATCGAGGGATACTTCATAAGCTCTCTGTTGACCAATGCTATTAGAGCTATATGTGCTGTATCCACCATAATTATTGTAGGCTGCGTTGGTTGCAACACTGCTTTGGAATCCGATATCCGCAGGACGGCTATCATCACGCACTACGAATTCGACTTGAGTTTCTTTGCCGGTTCTAATGTCTGTTAACTTGGCGATATATAAGCCGCTAGTCCAGTTATTATCAGTTTGGAGAGTGTAGGAGTTGTTCCAATTAAACTCAACTAACCTTGTACCTGCATCAATCGTCGGGTTGGCTTGGGTAAAGCCATTGAGCAAACCGCTGCTGGTAATAAATCGACCTCCAAATCCGCCGTAATAGCCCAGACGATAAATATCAATTTTATACTGTCCCGGTTGAGCTAGAGAAACCTTGAATTGTAAAGGCTCACCTTTATTGATGCTTGTGGCTGTAGCATATCCTGCAATCTCATCGTTAATAGCCAAGTTTGTAAGTTGCCAATCTCTCGTACCGGGCTTTTGGTTCTCTAAAACGATTTGATTCTGAGCAGCTACTTTCACACCCGAACTTGAAATATTTTCACTACTCCCAAGAGCATCAATGTAACTTGCCAAAACTCGCACTTGTTGATCTAAAAGAGCAGTAGTTAGTTCTAGAGACTTCCCTATTGCTCCAGCAAGGTTTGTCCAACTATTATTTACGAGTTGCTGCCATTGATAATTGATGGTAACTCCAGTTAATTCATCTGCATCAAAGATATTGGCTTGCAGAGTATGACCGATCGTGGCACTGCCTCCTAAAACAACCGTACCCACATCATTGATATTGGTAATCGCAGTGGTTGGGGTGCTGAGGATGTTTTCACTGCTCCCCAAAGCATCAATGTAGGTAGCATTCACTCGCACTTGCCTGCCGACCTGCGCCTGAGTTAACGTCAAGGTGGCACTGGTGGCGCCAGTAATATTGGTCCAGGTATTGTTGACCAACTGCTGCCACTGATAGCTGATGATGCTTCCCGTCAATCCATCGGTATCAGCAACAGTCGCACTCAACGTTTGATTCTGGGTTGCTGTTCCACTGACCGCAACAGTCCCAGGAGTGTTGTTTGCTGGAGTGGACAGAGGTGCAAAAACAATATCACGGTAGTAGTTACTGTTGCGGTTAGATTGAGTTGGGAAAGTGCCTGCCGCAGCAAATACGCCATTAGAACCATCTGCTATAGTACTCAGAACACCATTGGTGACTACTGTGTTGAAGGCATCCAGGGTTCTGGCATAGAAACCGTTACTATTGACAGAAACAACGTATGTTGTGTTGGCGGCAATGGTCAGAGGAGTGGCGAGAGCCTGCTCTTGCCACCCGGATGCGGTTTCATTTGTAAAGGTGACACTGGCCAGGAGTTGTCCTGCACTTGACCAGATCTTACCAACGTGAGTCCCCGTTTCACTGGGCGATTTCCAGTAGCGAATCGATTGAATTTGTCCAGCTTGAGAGCTTTGGAATTCTAAGCCCAGTTCATATTGGGCACCTCCATCCGTCAAGTTAATGTCGGTAGGAGTAGAGGTAGATTGGAAAAAAGAGGTTAACTGTGTGGCAATTGCGTTCGTTGGATTGCTGAAGATATTCTCACTGCTTCCAAGCACATCCGTGTAGATGGCATTAACTCGCACTTGCTTACCGACCAGGCTGCTATCCAGGCTTAACGTCTGATTCGTGGCTCCAGTGATATTCGTCCAGGTATTGTTGGCCAGCTGTTGCCATTGATAACTGACGGTTGCAGGTAATCCATCCACATCGGTAACGGTTGCAGTCAGAGTATTGCCTTGGGCAGTGGTTCCGACAATCGCAACCGTACCCACATCATTGATATTGGTAATCGCAGTGGTTGGGGTGCTGAGGATGTTTTCACTGCTCCCCAAAGCATCAATGTAGGTAGCATTCACTCGCACTTGCCTGCCGACCTGCGCCTGAGTTAACGTCAAGGTGGCACTGGTGGCGCCAGTAATATTGGTCCAGGTATTGTTGACCAACTGCTGCCACTGATAGCTGATGATGCTTCCCGTCAATCCATCGGTATCAGCAACAGTCGCACTCAACGTTTGATTCTGGGTTGCTGTTCCACTGACCGCAACAGTCCCAGGAGTGTTGTTTGCTGGAGTGGACAGAGGTGCAAAAACAATATCACGGTAGTAGTTACTGTTGCGGTTAGATTGAGTTGGGAAAGTGCCTGCCGCAGCAAATACGCCATTAGAACCATCTGCTATAGTACTCAGAACACCATTGGTGACTACTGTGTTGAAGGCATCCAGGGTTCTGGCATAGAAACCGTTACTATTGACAGAAACAACGTATGTTGTGTTGGCGGCAATGGTCAGAGGAGTGGCGAGAGCCTGCTCTTGCCACCCGGATGCGGTTTCATTTGTAAAGGTGACACTGGCCAGGAGTTGTCCTGCACTTGACCAGATCTTACCAACGTGAGTCCCCGTTTCACTGGGCGATTTCCAGTAGCGAATCGATTGAATTTGTCCAGCTTGAGAGCTTTGGAATTCTAAGCCCAGTTCATATTGGGCACCTCCATCCGTCAAGTTAATGTCGGTAGGAGTAGAGGTAGATTGGAAAAAAGAGGTTAACTGTGTGGCAATTGCGTTCGTTGGATTGCTGAAGATATTCTCACTGCTTCCAAGCACATCCGTGTAGATGGCATTAACTCGCACTTGCTTACCGACCAGGCTGCTATCCAGGCTTAACGTCTGATTCGTGGCTCCAGTGATATTCGTCCAGGTATTGTTGGCCAGCTGTTGCCATTGATAACTGACGGTTGCAGGTAATCCATCCACATCGGTAACGGTTGCAGTCAGAGTATTGCCTTGGGCAGTGGTTCCGACAATCGCAACCGTACCCACATCATTGATATTGGTAATCGCAGTGGTTGGGGTGCTGAGGATGTTTTCACTGCTCCCCAAAGCATCAATGTAGGTAGCATTCACTCGCACTTGCCTGCCGACCTGCGCCTGAGTTAACGTCAAGGTGGCACTGGTGGCGCCAGTAATATTGGTCCAGGTATTGTTGACCAACTGCTGCCACTGATAGCTGATGATGCTTCCCGTCAATCCATCGGTATCAGCAACAGTCGCACTCAACGTTTGATTCTGGGTTGCTGTTCCACTGACCGCAACAGTCCCAGGAGTGTTGTTTGCTGGAGTGGACAGAGGTGCAAAAACAATATCACGGTAGTAGTTACTGTTGCGGTTAGATTGAGTTGGGAAAGTGCCTGCCGCAGCAAATACGCCATTAGAACCATCTGCTATAGTACTCAGAACACCATTGGTGACTACTGTGTTGAAGGCATCCAGGGTTCTGGCATAGAAACCGTTACTATTGACAGAAACAACGTATGTTGTGTTGGCGGCAATGGTCAGAGGAGTGGCGAGAGCCTGCTCTTGCCACCCGGATGCGGTTTCATTTGTAAAGGTGACACTGGCCAGGAGTTGTCCTGCACTTGACCAGATCTTACCAACGTGAGTCCCCGTTTCACTGGGCGATTTCCAGTAGCGAATCGATTGAATTTGTCCAGCTTGAGAGCTTTGGAATTCTAAGCCCAGTTCATATTGGGCACCTCCATCCGTCAAGTTAATGTCGGTAGGAGTAGAGGTAGATTGGAAAAAAGAGGTTAACTGTGTGGCAATTGCGTTCGTTGGATTGCTGAAGATATTCTCACTGCTTCCAAGCACATCCGTGTAGATGGCATTAACTCGCACTTGCTTACCGACCAGGCTGCTATCCAGGCTTAACGTCTGATTCGTGGCTCCAGTGATATTCGTCCAGGTATTGTTGGCCAGCTGTTGCCATTGATAACTGACGGTTGCAGGTAATCCATCCACATCGGTAACGGTTGCAGTCAGAGTATTGCCTTGGGCAGTGGTTCCGACAATCGCAACCGTACCCACATCATTGATATTGGTAATCGCAGTGGTTGGGGTGCTGAGGATGTTTTCACTGCTCCCCAAAGCATCAATGTAGGTAGCATTCACTCGCACTTGCCTGCCGACCTGCGCCTGAGTTAACGTCAAGGTGGCACTGGTGGCGCCAGTAATATTGGTCCAGGTATTGTTGACCAACTGCTGCCACTGATAGCTGATGATGCTTCCCGTCAATCCATCGGTATCAGCAACAGTCGCACTCAACGTTTGATTCTGGGTTGCTGT from Leptodesmis sichuanensis A121 includes:
- a CDS encoding DUF4082 domain-containing protein; its protein translation is MLWESSQLTNNQGFESTTLEKLSQKPYSLDLPVFFNSHSSNPRTIAFVDANVSDVGSVMAGLQSDIKVLLDPTRDGIAQITQTLKHYQGLTGIDIISHGQVATIQLGNSFLSVTSLNYYSQELQQWAKSLAPGADILIYGCNVAGSQVGQDFIRQLSTFTGADVAASIDLTGDFYEGGNWTLEYATGSIETVSPFTTPFINSYRGLFATSFFQSTSTPTDINLTDGGAQYELGLEFQSSQAGQIQSIRYWKSPSETGTHVGKIWSSAGQLLASVTFTNETASGWQEQALATPLTIAANTTYVVSVNSNGFYARTLDAFNTVVTNGVLSTIADGSNGVFAAAGTFPTQSNRNSNYYRDIVFAPLSTPANNTPGTVAVSGTATQNQTLSATVADTDGLTGSIISYQWQQLVNNTWTNITGATSATLTLTQAQVGRQVRVNATYIDALGSSENILSTPTTAITNINDVGTVAIVGTTAQGNTLTATVTDVDGLPATVSYQWQQLANNTWTNITGATNQTLSLDSSLVGKQVRVNAIYTDVLGSSENIFSNPTNAIATQLTSFFQSTSTPTDINLTDGGAQYELGLEFQSSQAGQIQSIRYWKSPSETGTHVGKIWSSAGQLLASVTFTNETASGWQEQALATPLTIAANTTYVVSVNSNGFYARTLDAFNTVVTNGVLSTIADGSNGVFAAAGTFPTQSNRNSNYYRDIVFAPLSTPANNTPGTVAVSGTATQNQTLSATVADTDGLTGSIISYQWQQLVNNTWTNITGATSATLTLTQAQVGRQVRVNATYIDALGSSENILSTPTTAITNINDVGTVAIVGTTAQGNTLTATVTDVDGLPATVSYQWQQLANNTWTNITGATNQTLSLDSSLVGKQVRVNAIYTDVLGSSENIFSNPTNAIATQLTSFFQSTSTPTDINLTDGGAQYELGLEFQSSQAGQIQSIRYWKSPSETGTHVGKIWSSAGQLLASVTFTNETASGWQEQALATPLTIAANTTYVVSVNSNGFYARTLDAFNTVVTNGVLSTIADGSNGVFAAAGTFPTQSNRNSNYYRDIVFAPLSTPANNTPGTVAVSGTATQNQTLSATVADTDGLTGSIISYQWQQLVNNTWTNITGATSATLTLTQAQVGRQVRVNATYIDALGSSENILSTPTTAITNINDVGTVAIVGTTAQGNTLTATVTDVDGLPATVSYQWQQLANNTWTNITGATNQTLSLDSSLVGKQVRVNAIYTDVLGSSENIFSNPTNAIATQLTSFFQSTSTPTDINLTDGGAQYELGLEFQSSQAGQIQSIRYWKSPSETGTHVGKIWSSAGQLLASVTFTNETASGWQEQALATPLTIAANTTYVVSVNSNGFYARTLDAFNTVVTNGVLSTIADGSNGVFAAAGTFPTQSNRNSNYYRDIVFAPLSTPANNTPGTVAVSGTATQNQTLSATVADTDGLTGSIISYQWQQLVNNTWTNITGATSATLTLTQAQVGRQVRVNATYIDALGSSENILSTPTTAITNINDVGTVVLGGSATIGHTLQANIFDADELTGVTINYQWQQLVNNSWTNLAGAIGKSLELTTALLDQQVRVLASYIDALGSSENISSSGVKVAAQNQIVLENQKPGTRDWQLTNLAINDEIAGYATATSINKGEPLQFKVSLAQPGQYKIDIYRLGYYGGFGGRFITSSGLLNGFTQANPTIDAGTRLVEFNWNNSYTLQTDNNWTSGLYIAKLTDIRTGKETQVEFVVRDDSRPADIGFQSSVATNAAYNNYGGYSTYSSNSIGQQRAYEVSLDRPFQYYRTYNPSAFHNSLTWEYNMARWLESQGYDVSYYTNIDVHSNPLQMYSQKTFLSVGHDEYWSMEMFNNVEKARDNGINLAFFSANTAYWRVRFEPSSTGEPNRVMVVYKQDWALDPVAKNDISQATTLFRSPELNKPENSLLGVMYIGDNGSLGGDVIYRGFSHVVTNSSDPYYAYTGLQNGDVLPGLVGYEWDAVVNNGFTPPGVTVLSQSPVTPFGNLPLLPAGTNVNIANAVRYTAPSGAKVFSTGSIQWMWGLDDDTVPNPLGIQRVSSRVQQIAVNVFADMGAKPQTPSSGIVVV